The DNA window GACAAAGGACGGCGACATGAAACCGACGTTCAGCGTGAACATGGCGCCGCCGATCGAGGCGAAGATCGCGGCCGCGCAAAACGCGAAAATCTTGAAATTCGCGACGCTATAACCGGAGAAGCGGACGCGATCCTCCTTTTCGCGCATCGCCACCAGGATGCGGCCGAGCTTGGTCAGGCGGATGAACTGCGCTGCCATGATGCAGCCGAACAGGCACACCACCTCGATGAAATACAGGATCAGCTTGGCGTGATCGGTACGAATGTCCCAGCCATGCAGCGTTCGCAGGTCGGTGATGCCGTTGATGCCGCCGGTGTAACCCTGCTGGCCGACGATCAGGATGGTGAGAATGGCCGCAATCGCCTGCGTGATGATCGCGAAATACACGCCGCCGACCCGGCGCTTGAACATCGCAGCACCAATGATCAGGGAGAAGATGGCGGGCACCAGCAGGATCGCCAGCACCGTGAAAGTAAAACTGTGAAATGGTTTCCAGAACAGGGGAAGTTGGGTGATCTGATTCCAGTCCATGAAATCAGGGATGCCCGGGGTCGACTGGATCTTGGTGTTGGCGACGCTGGAGGCCTCGAGCTTGAGGTACATCGCCATGCAATAGCCGCCGAGGCCGAAGAACACGCCCTGCCCGAGGCTGAGAATGCCGCCATATCCCCAGCACAACACAAGTCCGATCGCGACAAAGGCGTAAGTCAGGTATTTCGCAACAAGGTTGAGGCGAAAGATGTCAAGCGTCAGCGGCAGGATAACGAACAGCAGAAGAGCGAGCGTCACAAAGCCGATAAGTTCGGAGCGATTGAAGAAGCGCGAGTTGACAATCATGACCGTGCTTTCTTGTTCTTATTTGCGAACCTTGAGCGCGAAGAGCCCTTGCGGCCGCATCATCAGGATCGCGACGATGGTCAGGAGCGTGATGACCTTAGCCATCGACCCCGACAGGAAGAATTCCAGGGTCGATTGAGTCTGGGAGATCGTGAAAGCCGATGCGATGGTGCCGAACAGGCTGGCCGCGCCGCCGAACACGACGACAAGGAAGGTATCGACGATGTAGAGCTGGCCTGCGGTCGGACTGGTCGATCCGATCATGGTGAAGGCGCTGCCGGCTATTCCCGCAATGCCGCAGCCGAGACCGAAGGTGTAGCGGTCAACCTTCTCGGTATTGATGCCGACGGCTCCGGCCATCACGCGGTTCTGCACAACCGCGCGAACCTGTTTGCCCCAACGCGACCAGAACAGAACATAGGAGACGGCCAGCGTGATCAATATGGTCAAGACCATCACGAACATGCCGTTGATCGGGATCTGGATGGCGTCGGTGACTTGCCACGACCCCATCATCCATTCCGGCAGTTCGACGCCGACCTCACGTGCGCCGAAGATGGAGCGATAGGCCTGCTGCAGGATGAGGCTCAAGCCCCAGGTCGCGAGCAGCGTATCGAGCGGGCGCTTGTAGAGATGCCGTATCAGCGCCCATTCGACCAGCATGCCAAGCAAGCCCGATGCGATGAAAGCCAGTACCATGGCGACGAAGAAGTAGCCGCTGAACAGCGAGGGCAGATATTGCTGAAAGGCGTTCGATGTCATCCAGGTAACGTAGGCGCCCAGGATCATGAATTCGCCGTGCGCCATGTTGATGACGCCCATCTGGCCGAAGATGACGGCAAGCCCCAGCGCCATCAGCACGTAGACGGAAAACAGGATCAGCCCTGCGAAACCCTGCATCGCGAAAATCGCGCCGAGATCGCCGATTGAATAATCACCAAACATGATCTGTCCTCCGTGGTCAGGCAGGCGTGGTCAGTCAGGCCCGCGCCGCGAACGGATTCGCGACGCCGGGATTGAAGGCGTGGGCCAGCGGTCC is part of the Bradyrhizobium canariense genome and encodes:
- the urtC gene encoding urea ABC transporter permease subunit UrtC, which gives rise to MIVNSRFFNRSELIGFVTLALLLFVILPLTLDIFRLNLVAKYLTYAFVAIGLVLCWGYGGILSLGQGVFFGLGGYCMAMYLKLEASSVANTKIQSTPGIPDFMDWNQITQLPLFWKPFHSFTFTVLAILLVPAIFSLIIGAAMFKRRVGGVYFAIITQAIAAILTILIVGQQGYTGGINGITDLRTLHGWDIRTDHAKLILYFIEVVCLFGCIMAAQFIRLTKLGRILVAMREKEDRVRFSGYSVANFKIFAFCAAAIFASIGGAMFTLNVGFMSPSFVGIVPSIEMVIYTAVGGRMSIFGAVYGTLLVNFAKTSLSESFPQLWLFGLGALFIAVVLAFPNGLSGIWQDYVQPHIDRLISSRKPKSGDGWDDKSVADGAPAE
- the urtB gene encoding urea ABC transporter permease subunit UrtB, producing MFGDYSIGDLGAIFAMQGFAGLILFSVYVLMALGLAVIFGQMGVINMAHGEFMILGAYVTWMTSNAFQQYLPSLFSGYFFVAMVLAFIASGLLGMLVEWALIRHLYKRPLDTLLATWGLSLILQQAYRSIFGAREVGVELPEWMMGSWQVTDAIQIPINGMFVMVLTILITLAVSYVLFWSRWGKQVRAVVQNRVMAGAVGINTEKVDRYTFGLGCGIAGIAGSAFTMIGSTSPTAGQLYIVDTFLVVVFGGAASLFGTIASAFTISQTQSTLEFFLSGSMAKVITLLTIVAILMMRPQGLFALKVRK